A window of the Bdellovibrio sp. ZAP7 genome harbors these coding sequences:
- a CDS encoding glycosyltransferase family 4 protein, translating into MSAVILQVCMSASWGGQEMVAYETAELLQNKNLKCVTLVTVGSPLALRLKKIGCEVLECSPGISESLRNLTTLRRFLKHHAVSTVLVQQLRDLFAVRIALLGFANIKVVGVSHTFVGISKKDCYHRWVYNRIQHMIALTPVHRQNLIKHLPIAPEKIVVIPNSVDTKWFNPLRRDSLLRKQWGNDDQTLLIGLIGRLDKAKGQSVLLKAAADLKADISNFKIILVGEETLNEPGALSDLKTQCHELGLEEHVIFTGFRSDIPQIAASLDILVMSSDAETFGRVIIEGMASEVAVIASKAGGVVDIIDEGQTGFMFEPGNHVELAQKILTLSKNRDLRAKIAHNGREKALSEYDFSKVSQRLLETLHANHN; encoded by the coding sequence ATGTCAGCAGTGATCTTGCAAGTCTGTATGTCAGCTTCATGGGGTGGTCAGGAAATGGTCGCCTATGAGACAGCGGAGTTGCTTCAAAATAAAAATTTAAAATGTGTGACATTGGTTACTGTGGGTAGTCCATTGGCGCTGCGACTGAAAAAAATCGGCTGTGAAGTTTTAGAATGTTCACCGGGCATTTCAGAAAGCCTTCGAAATTTAACAACGCTAAGACGTTTTTTAAAACACCACGCTGTTTCGACGGTGTTGGTGCAACAACTTAGGGATTTGTTTGCGGTTCGCATCGCGCTCCTGGGTTTTGCTAATATCAAAGTCGTCGGCGTTTCCCACACGTTTGTGGGTATTTCAAAAAAAGACTGCTATCACCGCTGGGTGTACAATCGTATTCAACACATGATTGCACTGACACCAGTGCATCGCCAGAACCTTATCAAGCATCTTCCGATCGCACCTGAAAAGATTGTGGTGATTCCGAACTCGGTGGACACGAAGTGGTTCAATCCGCTTCGCCGCGATTCCTTGCTTCGTAAGCAATGGGGCAACGATGATCAGACTTTGCTGATTGGTTTGATTGGGCGCCTGGATAAGGCTAAGGGACAGAGCGTTTTATTAAAAGCAGCGGCTGATCTTAAGGCAGACATCTCCAATTTCAAAATCATTCTAGTCGGCGAGGAAACGTTGAACGAACCCGGTGCTCTGAGTGATCTAAAGACTCAATGTCACGAGCTGGGTTTAGAAGAACACGTTATCTTCACAGGCTTTCGCAGCGATATTCCGCAAATTGCCGCTTCTTTGGATATTTTGGTGATGAGCTCGGATGCGGAAACCTTTGGTCGAGTGATTATCGAGGGCATGGCCTCAGAGGTGGCGGTGATCGCTTCCAAAGCAGGCGGAGTTGTCGATATTATTGATGAAGGGCAGACCGGGTTTATGTTTGAGCCCGGTAATCATGTGGAGCTGGCGCAAAAGATTTTAACTCTTTCAAAAAACCGGGATCTGCGCGCCAAGATCGCTCATAACGGGCGGGAAAAGGCCCTGAGTGAATACGATTTCTCAAAAGTCAGTCAGCGATTATTAGAAACTCTTCACGCAAATCATAATTAG
- a CDS encoding serine protease: MKLIISLLAVMTVAATAHALPLPNAHQMVSLPENFTAQYNFEGIVGLDNCSGSLIRLENSRDTDNALVLTNGHCLETGFPKPGTYVYGKPSRRTFRLFNAGMEVVGRLNATTIVYSSMTKTDMTIYKLAETYAEIKSKYAVNPLLLASQRPVEKTQIEVISGYWKRGYSCEIEAFIPYLEEAGFTWQDSIRYSRPGCQVIGGTSGSPIVQKDTRTVIGVNNTGSDSGEMCTMNNPCEIDQNGNKKAYRGYSYGEQTFWVYSCLNQYNELDVNVAGCQLHH, translated from the coding sequence ATGAAACTTATTATTTCTTTACTAGCTGTAATGACAGTAGCGGCAACTGCCCATGCATTGCCACTTCCGAACGCACACCAAATGGTGTCTTTGCCGGAAAATTTCACAGCCCAATACAACTTCGAGGGGATTGTTGGATTGGATAACTGTTCTGGATCTTTGATTCGTTTGGAAAATTCACGTGACACAGACAACGCGTTGGTTTTGACGAATGGTCACTGCTTGGAAACTGGATTTCCAAAACCAGGAACTTATGTTTACGGTAAACCCAGCCGTCGTACTTTCAGGCTGTTCAACGCGGGGATGGAAGTTGTCGGTCGTCTGAACGCAACGACTATCGTTTACTCTTCAATGACTAAAACAGACATGACGATTTACAAATTGGCAGAGACATACGCTGAAATTAAATCTAAATATGCTGTGAATCCATTGTTGCTTGCTTCTCAACGTCCCGTTGAAAAAACGCAAATTGAAGTGATCTCTGGTTATTGGAAACGTGGTTACTCTTGTGAAATTGAAGCTTTCATTCCTTACTTGGAAGAAGCAGGCTTCACTTGGCAGGATTCTATCCGTTACTCACGCCCGGGTTGCCAAGTGATCGGTGGAACTTCGGGTTCTCCAATCGTACAAAAAGACACTCGCACAGTTATTGGTGTTAACAACACAGGCAGCGATTCTGGTGAAATGTGCACAATGAATAATCCGTGTGAGATCGATCAGAACGGTAATAAAAAAGCTTACCGTGGTTACTCTTACGGCGAGCAAACTTTCTGGGTTTATTCGTGCTTGAATCAGTACAATGAACTAGATGTAAACGTAGCTGGTTGCCAGCTTCATCACTAA
- a CDS encoding M3 family oligoendopeptidase, translating to MNGPTWNIESVYPTLTSPEFQKDWDHVTGELESLQQKIAEIKADLQNPTDKTITQIQNILLAYEKCVITAATMSTYVNCLLSVNSTNTEAKTKESEIQIFFSKLSQAIIPLNLMIQKCDDSTFNKILNHDHIKSYRFSYEEKRKKVAHALSEPEELLMTSLEVSGHTAWGNLYDELSGNMRVHLKYADRTETVGLAKASALTKTANEADRKAAWIGIQEAWAEHQHSAAAIVNALAGWRIEDAQKRSHTKAMSFMDNPLNDNRITQKTLDAMITACRNNTKDIQKAGLLMAKVMKKNKLELWDLMAPSPIAASADAVPFEQGAKIVKDAFANVSPEMADFVQMMVDNNWIEGRVLPNKRTGAYCTGFLAKREPRVYMTYMGSNSDIGTLAHELGHGFHSWVMRDMSLGEMDYPMTLAETASVFAETVLGDALMSTSGSREQKIENAWGDLESAMAFLINIPVRYEFERKFYEARKERTLSADELRSLMGSVWKEWYGDSTEKADELFWAHKLHFHIAGLSFYNFPYTFGYLFSLSIYARRKELGADFMPKYKAILRDTGRMSAEDLIQKHLGEDITQPAFWQKSIDVVKAKINHFETLISN from the coding sequence ATGAACGGTCCTACTTGGAACATTGAATCAGTTTATCCGACCCTCACTTCTCCCGAATTCCAAAAAGACTGGGATCACGTGACCGGCGAGCTTGAATCTTTACAACAGAAGATTGCCGAGATCAAAGCGGACTTGCAAAATCCGACTGATAAAACCATCACGCAAATTCAAAATATTCTGTTGGCTTACGAAAAATGCGTGATCACAGCGGCCACAATGTCGACTTACGTGAACTGCCTTCTGTCTGTGAACTCCACCAATACAGAGGCGAAAACCAAAGAATCTGAAATCCAGATTTTCTTTTCCAAATTATCTCAAGCGATCATTCCACTGAATTTGATGATTCAAAAATGTGATGACAGCACTTTCAATAAAATCCTCAATCATGACCACATCAAATCCTATCGCTTTAGCTATGAGGAAAAGCGAAAAAAAGTGGCGCATGCTTTGTCAGAACCAGAAGAGCTTCTGATGACCAGCCTAGAGGTTTCGGGTCATACCGCTTGGGGCAACCTTTACGACGAACTCAGTGGCAATATGCGCGTGCATTTGAAGTATGCCGATCGTACGGAAACGGTGGGTCTTGCCAAAGCCAGCGCCTTGACGAAAACCGCGAACGAAGCGGACCGCAAAGCTGCCTGGATCGGTATTCAAGAAGCTTGGGCTGAGCACCAACACAGTGCTGCTGCCATCGTGAATGCCCTGGCTGGCTGGCGCATCGAGGACGCGCAAAAGCGTTCTCATACTAAAGCCATGTCTTTCATGGATAACCCTTTGAATGACAACCGCATCACTCAAAAAACTTTGGATGCGATGATCACGGCTTGCCGTAACAACACCAAAGATATTCAAAAAGCTGGTTTGTTGATGGCGAAGGTGATGAAGAAAAATAAATTGGAATTGTGGGACCTGATGGCTCCAAGCCCCATCGCCGCCTCCGCAGACGCCGTGCCCTTTGAACAAGGCGCTAAAATCGTGAAAGACGCCTTTGCCAACGTCTCCCCTGAAATGGCGGACTTTGTGCAAATGATGGTTGATAACAACTGGATCGAGGGACGTGTATTGCCGAACAAGCGCACCGGCGCCTATTGCACAGGCTTCCTGGCAAAACGCGAACCTCGCGTTTATATGACTTACATGGGTTCGAACAGCGACATCGGAACATTGGCTCATGAATTGGGTCATGGCTTTCACTCCTGGGTGATGCGCGATATGTCTTTAGGCGAGATGGATTACCCTATGACTTTGGCAGAGACTGCCAGTGTTTTTGCCGAAACAGTTTTGGGCGACGCTTTGATGAGCACTTCGGGTTCCCGCGAACAAAAAATTGAAAATGCCTGGGGTGACCTGGAAAGCGCCATGGCCTTTTTAATCAACATCCCGGTTCGTTATGAATTTGAACGTAAATTCTATGAAGCCCGCAAAGAGCGTACATTGAGTGCCGACGAGCTTCGCAGCCTGATGGGCAGCGTGTGGAAAGAATGGTATGGCGACAGCACTGAAAAAGCAGATGAGCTTTTCTGGGCACACAAACTTCATTTCCATATCGCGGGCTTAAGTTTCTATAACTTCCCTTACACGTTTGGATATTTGTTCTCTTTAAGCATTTATGCCCGCCGCAAAGAATTGGGCGCAGATTTCATGCCGAAATATAAAGCAATCTTACGTGATACGGGCAGAATGTCAGCGGAAGATTTGATTCAAAAGCACCTGGGTGAGGACATCACCCAGCCGGCTTTCTGGCAAAAATCAATTGATGTCGTGAAAGCAAAAATCAATCATTTCGAAACTTTGATTTCAAATTAA